Proteins from a genomic interval of Candidatus Bealeia paramacronuclearis:
- the era gene encoding GTPase Era: MSNLETCCGFVAILGAPNAGKSTLVNQLVGTKVSIVSPKVQTTRNRVMGVLLKDEAQMILVDTPGIFVKPKRRLERSMVHDAWRSLEDADALVVLIDASKPSYDDVDHIFEQLKDSKRPLFLALNKVDIAENEQLLKLAARYTTPHVKQTFMISALKGSGVKDLEKTLAELMPLGPWLFPEDQLSNISERLLATEITREKIFHKLHDELPYAIFVDTEQWEEFRDGSVKINQLIYVDRESQKSIVLGKDGRKIKAIGAEARKELIEILERPVHLFLHVRVKENWMEDPRFYRNFGLEFKV; the protein is encoded by the coding sequence ATGTCAAATCTTGAAACCTGTTGCGGATTTGTGGCCATTTTGGGGGCTCCCAATGCTGGAAAATCCACGCTCGTGAATCAATTGGTCGGAACCAAAGTCTCGATTGTTTCCCCCAAAGTGCAAACCACACGCAATCGCGTTATGGGCGTTCTTTTAAAAGACGAAGCCCAGATGATTTTAGTTGACACCCCCGGTATTTTTGTCAAACCCAAACGTCGCCTTGAGCGCTCCATGGTTCATGATGCATGGAGATCTCTAGAAGACGCAGATGCCTTGGTTGTGCTTATTGATGCTTCAAAACCTTCATATGATGATGTTGATCATATTTTCGAGCAACTGAAGGACTCAAAACGTCCACTCTTTTTGGCGCTCAATAAAGTGGATATTGCTGAAAATGAACAGCTCCTCAAATTGGCAGCGCGCTATACAACGCCGCACGTCAAACAGACGTTTATGATCTCGGCGCTTAAAGGCTCAGGCGTGAAAGATCTTGAAAAAACACTGGCGGAACTCATGCCCTTAGGACCGTGGCTTTTTCCTGAAGATCAACTCTCCAACATTAGCGAGCGCCTTTTGGCAACTGAAATTACTCGGGAGAAAATCTTCCATAAACTCCACGATGAACTTCCCTATGCGATTTTTGTGGATACCGAGCAATGGGAAGAATTTCGTGATGGAAGTGTGAAAATTAACCAGCTCATTTATGTGGACCGGGAAAGTCAAAAATCCATTGTCTTGGGCAAAGACGGACGAAAAATCAAGGCCATTGGGGCTGAAGCCCGCAAAGAACTCATCGAAATTCTGGAGAGACCCGTGCATCTTTTTCTCCATGTCCGTGTGAAAGAAAATTGGATGGAAGATCCACGATTCTATCGCAACTTTGGTCTTGAGTTTAAGGTGTGA
- the rnc gene encoding ribonuclease III has translation MTITLSALEEWLLSQDLHLENPEALLQAFIHPSTRTKGNADYERLEFLGDRVLGIIIAHKLYLAFPREKEGALAQRFASLVNRETLAEIAEASGIAAFMENVIQETTPSQRRRDTILSDTCEAILGGLYLEGGLTLSERFIEKYWTPILHQSKTAPKDPKSTLQELLQKQGKMPEYSVLESTGPAHAPSFTIQISVPEGPSLQIQSTSKREGERLAAQEMLKVLYNVKS, from the coding sequence TTGACCATTACGTTAAGTGCGCTTGAAGAATGGCTTTTGTCTCAAGATTTGCATCTTGAAAATCCAGAAGCTCTTCTTCAAGCTTTTATTCATCCCAGTACGCGTACCAAAGGCAATGCTGATTACGAACGCTTGGAATTTTTGGGCGATCGTGTTTTGGGAATTATTATTGCACACAAACTTTACCTGGCGTTTCCTCGAGAAAAAGAAGGCGCTCTTGCTCAACGCTTTGCAAGTCTTGTAAATCGGGAAACTTTGGCTGAGATTGCAGAAGCTTCAGGGATTGCAGCTTTTATGGAGAATGTCATTCAAGAAACCACTCCTTCTCAAAGGCGGCGCGACACTATCCTTTCCGATACGTGTGAGGCGATTTTGGGGGGACTTTATTTAGAAGGCGGGCTTACTCTTTCTGAACGTTTCATTGAAAAATACTGGACCCCAATTCTTCATCAATCCAAAACCGCACCCAAGGATCCCAAATCCACATTGCAAGAGCTTCTTCAAAAACAAGGTAAGATGCCGGAGTATTCGGTTTTGGAATCAACGGGACCTGCCCATGCTCCCTCATTTACAATTCAAATTAGTGTTCCCGAAGGTCCCTCCCTTCAAATTCAATCCACCTCTAAGCGCGAGGGCGAACGTCTCGCTGCGCAAGAAATGTTAAAGGTATTATATAATGTCAAATCTTGA
- a CDS encoding MFS transporter encodes MSTAVGTLSPASSVFTEDKSTLRRVILSCMIGNALEWYDFALYGYFATIIGQLFFPSASVFASLMATFGVFAAGFIMRPLGGIIFGHIGDKIGRKDALLWSIYLMALPTALIGLLPTYEQIGWMAPVLLTVIRLSQGLSMGGEFTGSMVFVVEHAPDHKRGLFGSWVVFSLVIGILVGSSVATATCYLLNEEQLHSWGWRVPFLLSVLGGLVGSYMRNAVDEPEQFKAAKKQHKTEATPLKQVFQHHLKGIGLVMMIDLTVAIGFYIIVTFIPNYMSALLGWEKSESLLITTVSMIAMGAVIPFCGFFSDKFGRKPVLMAGALMFIFGAYPLFETLEMSGLMHALFAQIGLAMIMGTYFAPIPATLMELFPTEVRYSALSIAHSLAMAIFGGSAPLVATWLIHVTDNYSAPALYLALAAFISLIFVWKMPEHARDHLE; translated from the coding sequence ATGTCAACTGCTGTAGGAACTTTATCCCCGGCTTCATCCGTTTTTACAGAAGATAAATCCACCTTAAGACGTGTGATTCTTTCATGCATGATTGGAAATGCTCTGGAGTGGTACGACTTTGCGCTCTATGGTTATTTTGCAACCATCATTGGACAGCTTTTTTTCCCATCAGCGTCAGTATTTGCCTCTTTAATGGCCACCTTTGGCGTATTTGCCGCAGGATTTATTATGCGGCCTTTGGGTGGGATTATCTTTGGTCACATTGGCGATAAAATTGGCCGTAAAGATGCACTTTTGTGGTCGATTTATTTGATGGCGCTTCCCACTGCCTTAATTGGACTTTTGCCCACATATGAACAAATTGGATGGATGGCACCTGTGCTTTTGACAGTGATTCGTTTGTCTCAGGGCCTTTCCATGGGCGGAGAATTCACAGGATCTATGGTCTTTGTCGTTGAGCACGCACCTGATCATAAACGCGGCCTTTTTGGAAGCTGGGTTGTCTTTAGTCTTGTGATTGGAATTCTTGTGGGTTCTAGCGTTGCTACCGCCACTTGCTATCTTTTGAACGAGGAACAACTCCATTCTTGGGGCTGGCGTGTACCTTTCCTCCTCAGCGTTTTGGGGGGGCTTGTGGGATCTTATATGCGTAATGCTGTGGATGAGCCTGAGCAATTTAAAGCGGCTAAAAAACAGCATAAAACCGAAGCTACACCTTTAAAACAGGTCTTTCAGCATCATCTCAAAGGCATTGGACTGGTCATGATGATTGACCTGACCGTTGCCATTGGTTTTTATATTATTGTGACGTTTATTCCTAATTATATGTCTGCGCTTTTAGGATGGGAAAAAAGTGAATCGCTTTTAATTACGACAGTGAGTATGATTGCGATGGGGGCTGTAATTCCTTTTTGTGGTTTCTTTTCGGATAAATTTGGCAGGAAACCCGTTTTGATGGCAGGCGCTTTGATGTTTATTTTTGGCGCTTATCCGCTTTTTGAAACTTTAGAAATGTCAGGCCTCATGCATGCACTTTTTGCTCAAATTGGATTGGCTATGATTATGGGGACCTACTTTGCACCCATTCCGGCCACTCTCATGGAGCTCTTCCCCACAGAAGTCCGTTATTCAGCACTTTCCATTGCCCACAGTTTGGCGATGGCTATTTTTGGAGGAAGTGCACCTCTTGTGGCAACGTGGCTTATTCATGTGACAGATAATTATTCTGCGCCCGCGCTTTATTTAGCATTGGCCGCTTTCATTTCCCTAATATTCGTTTGGAAAATGCCAGAGCATGCTCGGGATCATTTGGAATAG
- a CDS encoding glycine-rich domain-containing protein, which produces MLGLNMSISLEEAKIIINNLDLTHVMNRVRKEKHWSPRMVQVATQFYKNFLILCKKHEDIHLSPSLQIDEIWHAHILYTQDYYEMSEKVFGSYLHHQPIHEEESQESGAENGIQLLQRLHGEEFGAPIYDAVYSFQDLKFAFLNFTINRVIKPFSKVLNGAMGNSTRYPT; this is translated from the coding sequence ATGTTGGGTTTAAATATGTCGATCTCTTTAGAAGAAGCCAAGATTATCATTAATAATCTGGACCTTACTCATGTGATGAATCGTGTTCGGAAAGAAAAACACTGGAGCCCTCGCATGGTTCAGGTGGCGACTCAATTTTACAAAAATTTCTTAATTCTGTGCAAAAAACATGAAGACATTCATCTCTCCCCCTCTCTTCAAATTGATGAAATCTGGCATGCGCATATTCTTTATACGCAAGATTATTATGAGATGAGTGAGAAGGTTTTTGGAAGTTATCTTCATCATCAACCCATTCATGAAGAAGAATCTCAAGAGAGCGGAGCCGAAAATGGAATCCAACTTCTTCAACGTTTGCATGGCGAAGAATTTGGAGCCCCTATTTATGACGCCGTTTATTCATTTCAGGATTTAAAATTTGCGTTTTTAAATTTCACTATAAATCGCGTAATTAAGCCCTTTTCAAAGGTCTTAAACGGGGCAATGGGCAATTCAACTCGATATCCAACTTGA
- the lepB gene encoding signal peptidase I, whose translation MKKDKNEGAVVWENVRALFYAVVLAVVIRTFAFEPFHIPSGSMIPTLLIGDYLFVKKWAYGFSRFSFPFGWYIPYFQGRILDHNKPELGDIVIFRAPSEDNQDFVKRLIGKPGDHVQMKEGVLFINDKEATLELVGEYSTVGDDDDTLQAGEFTETLPNGIKHKIIKQIEFGYASHDNTPVFVVPEGHYFMMGDNRDGSDDSRGQRKIGFIPYDHIIGTPAFLFFSTGGHIAIWEFWKWLTAAHYSRIFKVPH comes from the coding sequence ATGAAAAAAGATAAAAATGAAGGTGCCGTGGTCTGGGAAAATGTCCGAGCCCTTTTCTACGCGGTTGTTTTAGCAGTTGTCATTAGAACATTTGCTTTTGAGCCGTTTCACATTCCCTCTGGTTCGATGATTCCCACGCTTTTGATCGGAGATTATTTGTTTGTGAAAAAATGGGCCTATGGATTCAGCCGATTTTCTTTTCCCTTTGGTTGGTACATTCCTTACTTTCAAGGTCGGATTTTAGATCATAACAAGCCGGAACTCGGCGATATTGTGATTTTCCGTGCCCCTTCTGAGGACAATCAAGATTTCGTCAAGCGCCTGATTGGAAAGCCTGGTGATCATGTTCAAATGAAAGAAGGCGTACTTTTCATCAATGATAAAGAAGCCACCCTTGAACTTGTGGGCGAATATTCCACGGTTGGGGATGATGACGATACACTTCAAGCCGGAGAATTTACAGAAACACTTCCCAATGGAATCAAACACAAAATCATCAAACAAATTGAATTTGGATATGCATCTCATGACAATACCCCTGTATTCGTAGTGCCTGAAGGCCATTATTTTATGATGGGCGACAATCGCGACGGATCAGACGATTCCCGAGGTCAGCGTAAAATTGGATTCATTCCTTATGATCATATTATTGGGACCCCAGCCTTTCTCTTCTTCTCAACAGGCGGACATATCGCCATTTGGGAATTTTGGAAGTGGCTTACGGCAGCTCATTACTCTCGCATCTTTAAGGTGCCCCATTGA
- the acpS gene encoding holo-ACP synthase gives MILGIGSDLVDVNRIKTAYERFGERFLDKIFTPREREYAFNQPRPERAFAKRFAAKEALVKALGSGFRGGLSWQEMEVVNDVLGKPSFALSGRTLQALQEKTPYGHQSQIDLSLSDDYPYALAFIVISANPTGEG, from the coding sequence TTGATCTTAGGAATTGGAAGTGATTTGGTAGATGTAAACCGCATCAAAACCGCGTATGAGCGTTTTGGGGAAAGATTTCTCGACAAAATTTTTACTCCACGTGAACGTGAGTATGCCTTTAATCAACCGCGTCCAGAGAGGGCTTTTGCGAAACGTTTTGCCGCCAAAGAAGCCCTTGTGAAAGCTTTAGGATCTGGATTTCGAGGTGGACTTTCCTGGCAGGAAATGGAAGTTGTCAATGATGTTTTGGGCAAACCCAGCTTTGCGCTTTCAGGAAGGACGCTTCAAGCTCTACAGGAAAAAACACCTTATGGTCACCAATCACAAATTGACCTTTCCCTTTCCGACGATTATCCCTATGCTTTAGCATTTATTGTCATTTCAGCAAATCCCACTGGGGAAGGATAA
- the parC gene encoding DNA topoisomerase IV subunit A produces the protein MTETGHKIRDVALVEALGDRYLSYALSTIMQRSLPDVRDGLKPVHRRVLYAMRELRLNPSSGYKKCARVVGDVVGKFHPHGESSIYDALVRLAQDFAVRYPLVDGQGNFGNIDGDSAAAMRYTEARLTAFAEALMEGIDEDAIDFRATYDGENHEPLVMPSAIPNILANGSAGIAVGMATSIPPHNLHELCDGLLLLLKKPEASIEELVELIPGPDFPTGGSLVEPKENILEAYKTGRGSFRIRAKWEEEKLEFGQYQIVITEIPYQVQKAKLVEKIADLLFDKKLPLIGNIRDESSDVMRLIIEPKTRTVDPMILMESLYKTTDLDARFSLNMNVLNGQGVPSVMNLKEVLVAFIAHRFVVLQRRTEYRLQKINHRLEMLSGFLIAYLNIDEVIRIIREEDEPAPTMMAKWGLSEIQAEAILNMRLRALRKLEEFEIRKEYDALSQEKGDLEALLQDPARQKKKLADEFKTQQKIFGFGTSLGARRTQLSEPPLDIAVPIEAVIERESVTVVCSKLGWLRVLKGHNEDPDLKYKDGDEAGYILKAETTDKLLVFSSSGRFYTIGIDKLPGGRGHGEPLRLMIDMASDDEVVSLFIYSPGTQPRKLLLASTEGRGFITAEDSVIAQTRSGKQILNVADKEKALLCLPVTGNALAVVGQNRKLLIFKTEEIPEMTRGRGVILQRYRDGGISDARFITLEEGLSWKSGERTRLEANLTPWSGKRASAGKLAPVGFPRNNKF, from the coding sequence ATGACTGAGACTGGACATAAAATTCGTGACGTAGCCCTCGTGGAGGCATTGGGAGACAGATATCTCTCCTATGCGCTTTCTACGATTATGCAGCGCTCCCTCCCGGATGTGCGGGACGGGTTAAAACCCGTGCATCGACGTGTTCTTTATGCCATGCGCGAACTTCGTTTGAATCCCTCTTCTGGATATAAAAAATGCGCCCGCGTTGTGGGTGACGTTGTGGGTAAATTCCATCCCCATGGAGAATCCTCCATTTATGATGCGCTTGTTCGTCTCGCGCAAGATTTTGCTGTAAGATACCCCCTTGTTGATGGACAGGGAAACTTTGGCAATATCGATGGTGATAGTGCCGCTGCCATGCGATATACAGAAGCGCGTTTGACCGCCTTTGCTGAAGCTTTGATGGAAGGCATTGACGAAGACGCTATTGATTTTCGGGCAACCTATGATGGGGAAAATCACGAACCCCTCGTAATGCCCAGCGCTATACCTAATATTTTGGCTAATGGATCTGCAGGGATTGCCGTTGGCATGGCCACAAGTATTCCCCCTCACAATCTTCATGAATTGTGTGATGGACTTTTGCTCCTTTTAAAAAAGCCAGAAGCCAGCATTGAAGAGCTCGTTGAATTAATTCCAGGGCCTGATTTCCCCACAGGGGGATCTCTCGTTGAGCCCAAAGAAAATATTCTTGAGGCCTATAAAACCGGTCGCGGCAGTTTTCGTATTCGCGCCAAATGGGAAGAAGAAAAACTAGAATTCGGGCAATATCAAATTGTCATTACGGAAATTCCTTACCAAGTTCAAAAAGCCAAATTGGTGGAAAAAATTGCAGATCTCCTTTTCGATAAAAAATTGCCCCTTATTGGAAATATCCGCGATGAATCTTCAGATGTGATGCGCTTAATTATCGAACCCAAAACCCGCACTGTGGATCCCATGATTTTGATGGAGTCCCTTTATAAAACAACGGATTTGGATGCACGGTTTTCCCTCAATATGAACGTTTTGAATGGCCAGGGTGTTCCCAGTGTAATGAACTTAAAAGAAGTCTTGGTCGCCTTCATCGCACACCGTTTTGTGGTTTTGCAAAGACGCACCGAATATCGCCTTCAGAAAATTAATCATCGCCTGGAGATGCTCTCTGGATTTTTGATTGCGTATCTTAATATCGATGAAGTGATCCGCATCATTCGTGAGGAAGACGAACCAGCCCCCACCATGATGGCAAAATGGGGACTTTCTGAAATTCAAGCAGAAGCCATTTTGAATATGCGTCTGCGTGCTTTACGGAAACTTGAAGAATTTGAAATTCGCAAAGAGTATGATGCCTTGTCTCAAGAAAAGGGAGATCTCGAGGCTCTTCTTCAAGATCCTGCGCGTCAGAAGAAAAAACTTGCTGATGAATTCAAAACTCAGCAAAAAATTTTTGGTTTTGGAACTTCACTGGGTGCTCGGCGCACCCAATTGTCAGAGCCACCACTTGATATTGCTGTTCCTATTGAAGCCGTAATTGAGCGCGAATCGGTGACAGTAGTCTGTTCTAAACTAGGCTGGCTCCGTGTCTTAAAAGGCCACAACGAGGATCCTGATCTTAAATACAAAGACGGAGATGAAGCTGGATATATTTTGAAGGCCGAAACCACAGATAAACTTTTGGTTTTTTCTTCCAGTGGACGTTTTTATACGATTGGCATCGATAAACTTCCTGGGGGGCGCGGTCATGGAGAGCCTTTGCGTCTCATGATCGATATGGCCTCCGATGATGAGGTCGTGAGCCTTTTCATTTATTCTCCCGGAACACAGCCCCGGAAGCTTCTCCTCGCGTCTACTGAGGGACGTGGGTTTATCACGGCAGAAGACAGCGTGATTGCTCAAACCAGGAGCGGCAAGCAAATTCTCAATGTGGCCGATAAAGAAAAAGCCCTTTTGTGCCTTCCTGTCACAGGAAATGCCTTGGCGGTGGTTGGTCAAAACCGCAAGCTTCTCATTTTCAAAACAGAAGAAATTCCAGAAATGACCCGCGGTCGAGGCGTTATTCTTCAGCGTTATAGAGACGGCGGCATTTCCGATGCGCGCTTTATCACACTGGAAGAAGGCCTCTCCTGGAAATCCGGAGAACGCACCCGGCTTGAGGCCAATCTTACGCCTTGGTCCGGAAAACGAGCCAGTGCCGGAAAATTAGCGCCCGTCGGCTTTCCAAGAAACAATAAGTTTTAA
- a CDS encoding ABC-F family ATP-binding cassette domain-containing protein: MDHISLSIFPRDRVALVGRNGSGKSTLLKALSGRIELDGGERHAKPNLKIGILDQSLAPPFDMSILDFLKQEVGKKLEPHILEEALSHLEIDPEKNLATLSGGESRRVMMAKALVGRPDILLLDEPTNHLDLKTIEWMEENLTHYPGAILIISHDRAFLKKLSKRTFWLDRGQLRILEKNFSHFEEWADGILEVEARGQEKLSLKIAQEMEWLHKGVTARRKRNMGRLRNLMELRKEKRQHQGPQGGVAFTSQDSPIGSKLVVETKHVFKSYEERPIIKDLSCRIMRGDRIGILGPNGAGKTTLLKLLTGQISPDQGHIRRAKNLEIAIFDQTQAALNLDLNAWQTLCEQGGDQIFVQGEPRHVMGYLQDFLFDRKKALTPLRNLSGGERNRLLLAKILAKPSNFLILDEPTNDLDMETLDLLEEYLSDYPGTLLLVSHDRDFLDRITTHILAFEGQGHVQMYVGGYTDYALQRTNATPLKPEKKNSQPAPEKPKVQVKLTYNEARELSLLPDEIEALYAQVQKLEEQLSDPTFFTRSPQDFERTTTLLEKHRTTLHLKEERWLELLSKEEDLERGKV, from the coding sequence TTGGATCATATTTCTCTATCGATTTTCCCAAGAGATCGCGTGGCGCTTGTGGGCCGGAATGGATCAGGCAAGTCCACACTTTTAAAAGCCTTGTCCGGACGCATTGAGCTGGATGGGGGCGAAAGGCACGCCAAACCGAATCTCAAAATCGGCATTTTGGACCAATCTTTGGCGCCACCTTTTGACATGAGCATTCTCGATTTTTTAAAGCAAGAGGTTGGGAAGAAACTCGAACCCCACATCCTGGAAGAAGCCCTTAGCCATTTGGAGATTGATCCTGAGAAAAATCTCGCCACACTTTCGGGAGGTGAATCTCGCCGCGTGATGATGGCCAAAGCTCTGGTGGGGCGCCCTGATATTTTATTGCTTGATGAGCCTACCAATCACTTGGATCTCAAGACAATTGAATGGATGGAGGAGAACCTCACCCACTATCCCGGAGCCATTCTTATCATCAGCCATGATCGCGCCTTTTTAAAGAAACTCTCAAAAAGAACCTTTTGGTTGGATCGCGGGCAATTACGTATTCTTGAGAAAAATTTTTCCCATTTCGAAGAATGGGCGGATGGTATTTTAGAGGTCGAAGCCCGGGGTCAGGAAAAACTCTCTCTGAAGATTGCCCAAGAAATGGAATGGCTTCATAAAGGGGTAACCGCCCGCAGAAAACGTAACATGGGGCGTCTTCGGAACCTTATGGAATTGCGTAAAGAAAAACGTCAGCATCAAGGCCCTCAAGGGGGGGTGGCCTTTACCTCTCAAGACTCTCCCATAGGAAGTAAATTAGTTGTTGAGACTAAACATGTATTTAAAAGCTATGAGGAGCGCCCCATTATTAAGGACCTTTCCTGTCGCATTATGCGCGGCGATCGAATTGGTATTTTAGGACCTAATGGTGCTGGAAAAACAACCCTCCTGAAACTTTTAACAGGGCAGATCTCACCGGATCAAGGACACATTCGTCGCGCTAAAAATCTTGAGATTGCCATTTTTGATCAAACACAAGCCGCACTGAATCTAGACCTGAATGCGTGGCAAACTTTGTGTGAACAAGGGGGAGATCAGATCTTTGTACAAGGCGAACCTCGCCATGTCATGGGATATTTGCAAGATTTTCTTTTTGATCGAAAAAAGGCGCTAACCCCCTTAAGGAATCTTTCAGGTGGCGAACGCAATCGACTTCTTCTTGCAAAAATTTTGGCCAAACCCAGTAATTTCCTGATTCTGGACGAGCCTACAAATGACCTTGATATGGAAACACTCGATTTGCTTGAAGAATATTTGTCAGACTATCCTGGCACCCTTCTTTTGGTCAGTCACGATCGCGACTTCCTTGATCGCATCACAACACATATTTTGGCATTTGAAGGACAAGGCCATGTCCAGATGTATGTGGGGGGTTATACGGACTATGCACTTCAGAGGACAAATGCAACACCTTTAAAACCAGAAAAAAAGAACTCGCAGCCAGCCCCTGAAAAGCCAAAAGTCCAGGTAAAGCTTACCTATAACGAAGCCCGCGAACTTTCCCTTTTGCCCGACGAAATTGAAGCCTTATACGCCCAAGTTCAAAAACTTGAGGAACAGTTGTCGGACCCTACATTTTTCACGCGATCACCTCAAGATTTTGAACGCACAACAACGCTTCTCGAAAAACATCGCACAACCCTTCATCTCAAAGAAGAGAGGTGGCTTGAACTTCTCTCAAAAGAGGAAGATTTGGAACGAGGAAAAGTTTAA
- the recO gene encoding DNA repair protein RecO — translation MEWRDEAIVLYTRPMGERSHLVSLLTRERGKENGAVRASKKDVSLLEIGTQVNARWKARLETQLGYLTLEMIHPTSVLLLDDALGLRLLQCASVLTYMSIPQGHAYPALYEVFFRFLRGLSCTSPNRHSELVSGSHKKMLKQVQHNKAEHSALSQLQAFVHFEMYLLQELGFGLDLKKCAVTGSTEDLVAVSPKTGRAVSSGPAKPYQSRLLPLPTFLTSVNDDFPPISEILKALDLTGYFLERYLLSSLSLEMPKIRGELKRFVHRFGPKFEETYCAS, via the coding sequence GTGGAATGGCGGGACGAGGCTATTGTTCTTTATACCCGTCCCATGGGGGAACGTTCCCATCTTGTGAGTCTTTTGACACGAGAGCGGGGCAAGGAAAATGGTGCCGTTCGTGCTTCTAAAAAAGATGTCTCCCTTCTTGAAATAGGAACCCAAGTGAATGCCCGCTGGAAAGCCCGCCTTGAAACGCAATTGGGATATCTGACCCTTGAGATGATTCATCCCACATCCGTACTTCTTTTAGATGATGCTTTGGGATTGAGATTGCTTCAATGTGCCTCCGTTTTGACGTATATGAGCATTCCGCAGGGGCATGCTTACCCAGCCCTGTATGAGGTATTTTTCAGATTCTTGCGAGGATTGAGTTGCACTTCCCCCAATCGTCATTCTGAGCTTGTTTCAGGATCTCACAAAAAGATGCTGAAACAAGTCCAGCATAACAAAGCTGAGCACTCCGCCCTCTCTCAACTCCAAGCCTTTGTCCATTTCGAAATGTACCTTCTCCAAGAGCTGGGTTTTGGATTGGACCTCAAAAAATGTGCAGTGACGGGATCCACAGAGGACCTTGTGGCTGTCTCTCCGAAAACCGGACGTGCGGTTTCAAGCGGGCCAGCAAAACCTTATCAATCTCGACTTTTGCCCCTTCCGACCTTTTTGACGTCGGTAAATGACGATTTTCCCCCGATTTCTGAGATTTTAAAAGCTCTGGACTTGACGGGGTACTTCCTAGAGCGGTATCTCTTAAGTAGCTTAAGCTTAGAAATGCCGAAGATCCGCGGAGAGCTCAAAAGGTTCGTCCACAGGTTCGGCCCCAAATTTGAAGAGACATACTGCGCCTCATGA